CAAGGAATGGAACTTGAGTAAATAACAGAGCATATAAGAGGGAAAGTATGAAGATTTGGCAATAAAACTTTCTGATTTATACATAAGTCAATTATAAAACGATGTAAATATTATGCATTTTTGCAAAATAAATTCATTGACACTTGTGTATATAAGTAACTATACTCGTTACATCAAATTGAATGCGTGATAATACGATTTTATTCTTATTACAAACATGTAAATATAAAAATAGAAAATCTCAATTTGATAAATACAATGGTAGAGGTGTTTATTTTAATAAAGCACAAATTAATTGCAACAGGTATCCTTGCAGGAGCTATATTATCCTATTCTTCTAATATTTTAGCAGATACTCATAAATTCCCTGATGTTCCTGCCTGGGCTGATAAATCTGTTAATTATTTAGTTAATAAACAGGTATTGAATGGTTATCCAGATGGAACTTTTGGTTCAAATGACTCATTAGACAGAGCTTCGGCTACAAAAATTATGACAAAAGTTTTAGGGATACAAATTGATCCTAATGCAAAACCATCTTTTACAGATTCACAAAACCACTGGGCTACTCCTTATATTGCTGCTGCTGAAAAAGCCGGTATTGTTAAAGGGGAAGGTAATGGAATCTTCAATCCATCCGGAAAAGTAACTCGCGCTGCTATGGCTACGATGCTAGTAAATGCATATAAACTACAAAGCACACCAAATCATAACGAGCAGGTTAAATTTGAAGATTTAAAAGGGCATTGGGGAGAAAAATATGCTAATATTTTAATCGGTTTGAAAATTTCTAATGGTACTGAGAACGGTTGGCAACCAAATAGATTTATAACACGTGCGGAAGCTGCTCAACTTACTGCAAAAACAGATATGTTACAATAAAATTTAAACGATGAAAAAGAGGTTATTACTGCTACGTCATATGAAGATCTAAATTTAACAGTAGCTTCGAAAATTACAGCTCAAGAGATTGATAGTTTTATTGCAAAATATCATTCAGATAGTCCCTTAGTTGGACATGGGCAAGATTTTATCAATGCGCAAAATCAATATGGCGTGAGTGCTCATTATTTAGCGGCGCATGCGATTTTAGAATCTGGATACGGAAAATCAGAAATCGCATATCAAAAACATAATTTATTCGGTCTACGTGCATATGATGGAGATCCGTTTAAATATGCGAAATATTTACCAAGCTACGGCGATAGTATTGCTTATAACGCTAATTATGTACGAGAAAGATATTTAGAAGAAAGTGGTATGTATTATAACGGGCCAACATTAACTGGCATGAACGTGAAATATGCATCAGATAAAGGCTGGGCTAAAAAAATTGCGGGTATTATGGAACGTATTAAACCGTTTCGTGCAGAAGACTATACATATGCAAAAAAATTACCAAAGAATGCTGAAACATTAGATGTCGACGCGTTATCTAATGAAATTCCGTATAAAATGTATGCAAACGGTTCAAGCTCAAATGTTGTATCATCAGCTACTTACTATCAGGTACCTTATCCATTTAATTTAAAAATTAAAAGTAGACCAGATGTAGCTGTCGAGGAGAATAAAGTTGGTACAGTAACTCCTGGAACAACCATCTTTATTTATCGTGAAGATCCAAATGGATGGGTAGAATTCTCTTTTGAAGCGAATGGAGAAAAATACTGGACATTAAAAAATAAATTAAGTATGTAATTAAAAAGATATATTTCACTACTTTTAATCTCATATAATTATGAGACAAGTTTTTTACTTTCTTACAATAAAGTTATGTATACAAGAAAAGTTAGAGAATTATTTTCTCTAACTTTTCTTTGCTAGTATTTGAAATTAAAAAGATGGTGGGGTTACTCCAAATATAACAGTGACTTTGTTTAAAGAAGTGTTTTCCCATTTATGTTTTGCATAAGGTGGGATTTTAACGCTATCACCTGTATTGAGAAGTAAAACCTCATCATTTAGATGTAGTTTTACTTGTCCTTCCATAATAAATGCTATTTCTTCCCCTTTATGCGCCACAGGCTGCATAGATGAAGCAGTTTGAGGTAACAGATTCATTAGAGCCAATTCTAGTGATCCATCTAGATTAGGAGATAATAGCTCATACGAAACATTGCCGCTTTCAGGAAAAGTTATTTTTTTTCTTTGGTTAGCTCTTACAACTAATTCTTCTGTATTGGTATCCTCTAAGAAAAAATTAAACAATGGAATATTTAATGCTACAGAAATTAATTTTAGTGTTTGTAATGATGGATTTGTGATTCCTTTCTCAATCTGACTTAACATGGAAGGTGTTATATCAGCTAACTCTGCTAAACGTTTACTGGTTAATCCGGCACCTTTTCTAAATGCCATAATTTTTTGACCAACATTAATATTGTTCATATATGTAACCCCCTTTAAATAAGTAATAAAATTAAATTTTAATTAATTTTATTTACTTATACTTAATATATTGTTAATATATACTTAATTATAATAAAGTATGATTAATTTTAAAACATCATATGTACATATGTCAGCAGCTGCTTCTCGTTTGAATAATACATATGCAAATAAAAGTTGCTGAATCTCATCCTCTATTTGTATATCTACTATGTGGAGTAGGATATGGTGATGTTTATTGTATGAAGATCATGTACATGTATTTTTTGCTGTAATTCCCCATTCTTCGTATATGCTATTAGGTATGATGACCGGATTATTTGATGGTATTTCCATACAAGATTCTGAATGAAAAGAATTCTAATAAGTAAAGAACAACTTAAGAGTAAACATCAATGCTGTATTATAAAATTTTTAAGGAAGTGAAAATATTATGAAATCAGCTTTAAATAGTATTATGATCTCCTTGATTCTTGCAGTAGGAGGGATCATTGCGTTTTTGTTTAATTTAATGGGAAATCAAGATTGGGTCTTGAATTGGGTAGGGGTATTGCTGGCATATCTATCTTTAAGTATTTTAATAGATTTGTATAATGAAACTGTGAATTATAAAACATTTTCTAAAATACTAAAAAGAACTTTGTTTATTTCCTTTAATGTTACAGTATTAGGAATAATAATAGGGATAACATACCAACTATTAGGAAAGTGGAATCTTACTATAATGATGTATTATTGGTTGATAATATTATTACTACATTTAATTACTGTAATAACATTGGTCGTCCTGGTATTTGTAAATCGAAATGATAAAAATTATAGCTTACTATATAAATTTATTATACTTTTAAACATTTTCCTTACCTTAGGACCAGTATTATATCCTGTGGTTCTAACTATTATAGGAAATGGCATGAACGCTAGTGCAGGCCACTAACTTTCACCTAAATAGATTATTAAAACGATTAGTCCAAAAGTGAGTTTGGTTAAGCTAATGAATCTATAAGCAAATAGAATAATAAAAATAACAACATAAAGTGGGATAATAAGATAGGAAGAGAATTATAATATGAAAATTAAGCTTAAGAAAAAGAGAATTATAAGTGTATTGTTGTCTATTACATTAGTAGCAATAGGATATTACATGTTTCAATCTATTACGAATCCTAAGCTGGTAAACGCGGAAGAGGCAAGTAGTGTTCAACAAGTGAGCAGTCTACCTAAAAATGAATTGAAAAAATCCATACCTAATCGTTTTGATGGTAAAGAAAGAAAAGTTGCATATTTAACTTTTGATGATGGACCAGGAAAATATACAGCTAATCTATTAGATGTATTAAAGAAAAATGATGTGAAAGCAACATTCTTTTTAATTGGCGATAATGTGAAAAGGTTCTCAGATTTAGTGAAACGAGAGCATGTAGAGAACCATTATGTGGGCATGCATAGTATGACACATAATTTTAAAAAGCTATATACCAATCAGGAATATGTGAAGGAAATGAAAGAGGATCAATCTTTAATTAGAAATGTTATTGGAAACTCCCCGAAATTAACACGCCCACCATATGGATCAATGCCTGGATTAAATGAATCACTTCGAAATGAGGTGGTCGGAAATAATTTAAAAGTATGGGATTGGACAATTGATTCTCTAGATTGGAAATACAATAAATTACCTGTGGATGTAGCAGCCGCAAAAATTGTTCAAAATGTCTTAGCAGGTGCGACGTCTTCAAAGGAAATTGTTTTAATGCACGATATTCATCCACAATCTGTTGCGGCTGTTCCAGCAATTATAAAAGGATTAAAAGAAAAAGGGTATGAATTTGAAGCTTATGATGAGAACAATCATCTTCCAATAAACTTCTGGCATGATAGCCGGATATAAAAGTATTATCTGGTATCATTAAACAGAAATTGCAGATCTAGTCTGGAAAGATATGTTTGTTCGTTTGGAAAAATATTAGTTTGAAGTGAAGAAGTCCTACGAAGAAATAGTAACAGAAGCGGTATTAAATCATAATTGGTTCCATTTCAACAGGCTCCAAATCTGACAGTAATTTTGTTCTGTTTATTTATGAGGTAACGGAAGGGAATTTAGAAGAACTTGCTACAATTGCTCATTAGTATACATACAATCACGGCATTGTAGAAGAAATAGGATAACAGAAGAACACATACGGTTCTAAATTAATATTACGTGTGTTTTTATACATACATTTCTCATTTAAATGTATATGTTGAATATATAGATATATAGTGATATAATGTGAATTAGAAACTCGCGTGTTTCAAATACAACATTTTTATCTTCTTGATGACCTCTTATCTTTCCGTAAGAGGTCTTTTTTTATGCCTCCTTATTGCATAGCCGTTAAAATACTATGAAAAGATACTAGAGACTACTACACTATGACATTCATGTTGAAATCTTATCAAACGTTATCTCACTTGTATGCATTAGGACTAGGCTGGAGACTTTGGAATAGAGAGGATGTAATTTCATGGTGTGATAGGTTGATCGAAGCAACTGATTACCCACCATATGAAATTATAGAGATATCCTTAATGTCTAAAGAAAAACGGATATATATAGAATCGGCTTTACTATCATATAGCCGCATAGTTGATGAAAAACACTCGGTAAACATCCTTCTTTCAGTCTTAAATGAAAAGTTAGTAGCTCAGAAATGGAATGTAAAACAAGCTCTTACCTGCTCCACTCGTTTACTAGTAAACAGTGGCCTGTATTGGGATGAGGAATATTTTAATTTATACAGTCTGGATGATAGCTATGATATAGTACAGAAAGGGCTCCATTTTAATAAAGAAGATGTGATTTCTGCTTATATCGATACATTAGGTGCTTTTCGCGTCCATTTTAACGAGTTTGAAGATCTCTATTTACAAGTCATGAAACAGAAGTGGCAAGTGTAGAAGGCAGGAAAAGGAATCATTGAATCGTAAGAGTTACTTCCTGTATTTATCACCAAATTTATCTAGCTAAGACAAATCTGTCTTGGCTAGATAAATTTTTGTCTCTTAATAACTTAATTCTATCATCTTTAATTTTTCCGACAGCAAGCAAAGCTAGCGGTTTTTATGCATAATCAGACGCTTGTAAAGGAGAATCACTATATAAATTTTTACCAGAGAGTAATTTATTTAACTAGTAGAAAAAGGAAGGGGCCTATTTGGCTCCTTCCTTTTTCTCATACATAAAGCTTGTTGACAACTTATGAAATAATAGCATTCATCGCTATTAAAATATAGCACTAAAAGCAATTAAGCGGATATGTAATTATACATATCCGCTTAATTACATGGATGGGAACAAAACTATTTATCTCTTCCGGTATGGAAACAAATAGATTTAGGTTTACTTAGGGTAAGAGGACCTGATCACTGATTGATGGTTAAACCATATTTCTACATATCTGAAACAAATTATTTTATTGGATTGTATGTTAATAGGGTGAGGGCTTTATAAAAGTTAGATTGTTCCTTGGTTTCATGCTCTTGATTTTACTTGAAGTACGCATTGGAAAACTACACTTAGCATCATTAATACAGAAACCGATAAGATTATAAAGACAAAATTATTTTCAGATTTAATTACCCCGGTTCATGTAACGAGTGATGGGAAAGTATTGGTAGGGCATACATGTTTCCAGAATAAGAATGGAGAGAGAACAAGAAATATGTTTTCTCCATCACCAGGGTATGTTTCTGTTCTTGATGGAGAATCGTTAAATGTGTTAGGTACAATAGAAGGAGATTTACTCCCAATTATAATGCGTTCTTTTACGGACGTAACGGTTAGATACGTTTCTAACCATAAGTATATTAGATTTAGTTAATTATAAGAATGTTCATACCATTAAAGTTAATCCAGGAGATCGAAATGCAGATCCTTCTGTAAATCAAGGAGCTCACGGTATAGCATATATAGAAAGATAAAATAAGAAAACACTATACTTTCTGTAGAAACTGACAGAAAGTATAGTGTTTTTTTGTATCTATTGATTACTGATGAATTCCAATTAGGTCTATTTTTTGTAAATATGGAACAATGTCATTACTTACACTGTCTATTAAGCGTTAAAACATTTTTTATTAAATAAATTAAGAAAGGAATCATCATTTTTAACTAAGGGAGAGATTGAATTGAAAAAATTATGGATGCTGCTTTTCGTTTGTTTCGCGGTTATGTTGGTAGGATGTAATAAAAACGAACCGTCAAAACAAGCATTTGAAGAATATATTAATTTATGGAATGATAGAAAATTTGCAAATATGTATGATCAATTATCAGATCATGCTCAAAAATCGATTTCTAAAAAAGAATTCACAGAAAAATATCAAAAAATCTATGAGGGGATTGGAGCTAAGAATTTAAAAGTTAAAATGAAAGGAGAGAATACAAAAGATAAAGAGCTTTTTCTTTTTGAAGTTAAGATGGATACGGATGTAGGACCAGTTTCATTCATCCATGAAGCAAAACTTGTGAAAGATAAAGAATCTTGGAAAATAGATTGGACACCGGACTTCATTTTTCCAGGAATGAAAAAAGATTACAAAGTACGTATGCAAGTAGAGCAAGGAAAACGCGGAGAAATATATGATCGAAATGGAAAAGGGCTTGCAACGAATGGTAAAGCGACTGAGGTTGGAATTATTCCAGAGAAACTAGGCGAAACAGCAGCGCAAACGAAAGAAATAGTAGCACAATTACTTGATATGTCTATAGAAGAGGTCGAACAAAAGCTCACAGCGAAATGGATAAAACCAGACTCCTTTGTACCAATTGGAATTTTAAAAGAGGGAACCAGACAGAATGATTATATTGAATTAGAAGGAGTTTCATCTCGCCCAGTAAATATTCGTACGTATCCATTAGGTGAAGCAGCGGCACACTTAACTGGATATATAGGAAAGGTGAATGCGGAGGAGTTAAAATCACTTCAAAAACAAGGTTATCAAGCAGATGATTTAGTAGGTAAGACCGGTTTAGAGAAAGTGTTAGAAAATAAATTGCGTGGTGAAAAGGGTGGACGCGTATTTATAGAAGATGAGAAGGGGAAAGAGATTAAAAACGTAGCAAAAAAAGAAGCAAAAGAAGGAGAAACTGTTACGTTAACAATTGATGCTGCAATTCAAGAAAAAATCTTTAATGAGATGAAAACTGAAGCAGGATCTAGTGCAGCGGTCAACCCTAAAACGGGTGAAACAATCGCACTTGTAAGTAGCCCTGCTTATAATCCAAATATAATAGTTAGAGGAGCATCGAAAGCCCAACGAGAAGCATGGAGTAACGATTTGAAACTACCAATGATGAATCGCTTCACGCAAGCATTTGTACCAGGTTCCGTATTTAAAACGATTACAGGTGCAATTGGTTTGGAAACAAAAACAATAAATTCAAAGGAAGAATTTAAAATTCAAGGATTGAAGTGGACAAAAGATTCATCTTGGGGAAATTACTATGTCACGCGTGTAAAGGATGCAAGTCCAATTAACTTTGAGAAGGCAATGAAGTACTCTGATAATATTTATTTTGCTCAACAAGCTTTGAAAATGGGAAAAGATCAGTATGTAAATGAATTTAAAAAGTACGGATTTCATGAAAAATTACCAATCGAATACGAATTTCCTATTTCAATCATTGCAAAAGATGGGATAAAAAACGATATTCAACTAGCAGACACGGGCTATGGACAAGGACAAGTATTAATGACGCCACTTCATTTAGCATTAACATATGCACCGATTGTGAATGAAGGGAATATTCCGTGGCCACACCTTTTAAAAGAAGTAAAAGTAGCGGGGAATTGGAAAGAAAATGTGATTTCTAAAAAGAATCAAGAGATATTAAAGAGTGCATTAATCAAAGTCATTAATGACCCTGATGGCGCGGGGAGAATTGCAAAGGTTGATGGTGTTACGCTTGCTGGTAAAACCGGTACGGCAGAACTGAAAGAGTCTAAAGAAGCAGACGGAAAAGAACTGGGATGGTTCGCAGCTTTCGATGCAAATGCGCCAGACATGATTGTTACCATGATGATTGAAGGTGTAAAAGGAAGAGGAGGAAGTAACGTTCCAGGTGAAAAAGTAAAACATGTATTTCAGAAATAAAACTTAATTATAAGGTGAATTTTTTTCACTACATTTATCCCGCTATTTGCCCGTAAAAGCCCGATTGTTGAGGGCGGATTAAAGTTTCACTTTATTATATGTTTGCTTAACTCAAAGATATAAGTTGGGGAAAATATAGAACAATTAAATTTCAAAAAAGCATTCTTTCTAATCGAGAATGCTTTTTTGCTGCGACTATAGAAAATTGATACCTTATCTTTATTTTCATTTCTGAAAAGTTGGCATTGCTAATGGTAAATAGAAGAGTATAGTAAATTGAAATGGACAAGTAGATTGTTACGTTAAATTCAAAAAAATAGATTTTCATGAGTGGATTTTTATCATTGTATGCTTTACTTGTTTTTTAGTAGTATTATTCTACCTGAAAAAAGATAAACAATGGAACAAATGAAACTTGTATCTTGTCTATATATTGAAACCATAATAAAAGTGAGGGCAGTTTTATGTTTATTCAAATAAGTTTGAGGTGTGGAAATGGAACAGACGTTTATTGAAAAGTGTAATCATGATGAGCTGGACTATGTTATAAAAGACTATTGGCAAGATGTATGGAATTATTCATTTATTATTACGAAAGATCCACACTTATCAGATGATATCACGCAAGATGTATTTATAAAGGTGTTTAAAAATTGGAATTCATTTCGAAAGGAGTCATCTATTAAAACGTGGATATTAAAAATCACAAGAAATACGGCAATAAACTATTTGAAATCCTCCTATTTTAAAAGGATATCTTTAATAGGATTTTTTAGTGACGATAAGCAATCCCTGTCAGCAGAACAAGAATTTTTTAAGCAAGAAGAAATGAATGATGTGTGGAAGGTTGTATTAGAACTACCTAAAAAGCACCGTGAAATAATTATATTGGACGCAAAATATGAATTATCTTATGAAGAAATGGCTGAAACATTAGGAGTATCCATTGGAACTGTAAAATCGAGATTAAGTAGAGCGAGAAGTAAGGTTTCAAAATTAATAGGGGAGGGTAGTAGTGATGAACAATAAACAAAATCCTGACTGGTATAGAAAAATAAAAAAAGGGCCAATGGAGAATCGTAAAGATGAAGAAGAATTTATTTCTAAAATAAAGCAGTCTATATATGAAAATAATGAAGTGGATTTTGTAAAACATAAAAGACCATTTCGTAAAAAAGCATTACCTATTGTAGTTGTTTTGGTTTGTACGATGTTATTTTTCATTGTTCAA
This genomic interval from Bacillus thuringiensis contains the following:
- a CDS encoding RNA polymerase sigma factor, yielding MEQTFIEKCNHDELDYVIKDYWQDVWNYSFIITKDPHLSDDITQDVFIKVFKNWNSFRKESSIKTWILKITRNTAINYLKSSYFKRISLIGFFSDDKQSLSAEQEFFKQEEMNDVWKVVLELPKKHREIIILDAKYELSYEEMAETLGVSIGTVKSRLSRARSKVSKLIGEGSSDEQ
- a CDS encoding penicillin-binding transpeptidase domain-containing protein: MKKLWMLLFVCFAVMLVGCNKNEPSKQAFEEYINLWNDRKFANMYDQLSDHAQKSISKKEFTEKYQKIYEGIGAKNLKVKMKGENTKDKELFLFEVKMDTDVGPVSFIHEAKLVKDKESWKIDWTPDFIFPGMKKDYKVRMQVEQGKRGEIYDRNGKGLATNGKATEVGIIPEKLGETAAQTKEIVAQLLDMSIEEVEQKLTAKWIKPDSFVPIGILKEGTRQNDYIELEGVSSRPVNIRTYPLGEAAAHLTGYIGKVNAEELKSLQKQGYQADDLVGKTGLEKVLENKLRGEKGGRVFIEDEKGKEIKNVAKKEAKEGETVTLTIDAAIQEKIFNEMKTEAGSSAAVNPKTGETIALVSSPAYNPNIIVRGASKAQREAWSNDLKLPMMNRFTQAFVPGSVFKTITGAIGLETKTINSKEEFKIQGLKWTKDSSWGNYYVTRVKDASPINFEKAMKYSDNIYFAQQALKMGKDQYVNEFKKYGFHEKLPIEYEFPISIIAKDGIKNDIQLADTGYGQGQVLMTPLHLALTYAPIVNEGNIPWPHLLKEVKVAGNWKENVISKKNQEILKSALIKVINDPDGAGRIAKVDGVTLAGKTGTAELKESKEADGKELGWFAAFDANAPDMIVTMMIEGVKGRGGSNVPGEKVKHVFQK
- a CDS encoding DUF3902 family protein, whose translation is MKSALNSIMISLILAVGGIIAFLFNLMGNQDWVLNWVGVLLAYLSLSILIDLYNETVNYKTFSKILKRTLFISFNVTVLGIIIGITYQLLGKWNLTIMMYYWLIILLLHLITVITLVVLVFVNRNDKNYSLLYKFIILLNIFLTLGPVLYPVVLTIIGNGMNASAGH
- a CDS encoding helix-turn-helix domain-containing protein produces the protein MNNINVGQKIMAFRKGAGLTSKRLAELADITPSMLSQIEKGITNPSLQTLKLISVALNIPLFNFFLEDTNTEELVVRANQRKKITFPESGNVSYELLSPNLDGSLELALMNLLPQTASSMQPVAHKGEEIAFIMEGQVKLHLNDEVLLLNTGDSVKIPPYAKHKWENTSLNKVTVIFGVTPPSF
- a CDS encoding peptidoglycan-N-acetylglucosamine deacetylase, translating into MKIKLKKKRIISVLLSITLVAIGYYMFQSITNPKLVNAEEASSVQQVSSLPKNELKKSIPNRFDGKERKVAYLTFDDGPGKYTANLLDVLKKNDVKATFFLIGDNVKRFSDLVKREHVENHYVGMHSMTHNFKKLYTNQEYVKEMKEDQSLIRNVIGNSPKLTRPPYGSMPGLNESLRNEVVGNNLKVWDWTIDSLDWKYNKLPVDVAAAKIVQNVLAGATSSKEIVLMHDIHPQSVAAVPAIIKGLKEKGYEFEAYDENNHLPINFWHDSRI